The following DNA comes from Prosthecobacter debontii.
TCCTAATTTTTCTTTCGAATTAACTTTTTTTGTTAATTGATTTAAATTTATTCCTATTCGATTTAATTCTAAAATTAATTTGGGTAATTCTTCTATTACTAGAATTTCTTTTTCTTTAATGAGTTTTAAAAAAAAATCTTGTTTAGATAGTTTAGATTTTAATATTTTTTTATTTAATTGATCTAATTCTTCTTGGGATAATCTAAATTTAACTTGATGATTTCTTATTCTATTTTCTTCCATGATATACCATCCTCTAACCCCGTAGGGCGAGAAAAAACCGTAGGTTTTTCTTTGCTGGGTACCAGTAAAGGTATCTCGCCTATCAAAAATTTGATAGGGGTTTATTTTTTTTTTCTTTCCATATTAATTTACAAATTTTTATTTGTCAAATAATACGCATAAAGTGACAAAATTCTTATAGAAAAAATACTTACTTTTTTCTTGTTTGTAATATTTATAATATTTATAATATTTACGGCGTTTTTTGAGAGAGCTTAAATCCCTGTGTAATTGGGATGTCTGAAGATGTCAAAAAATGATAAAGGTTAAAAAAAAAAGAATAAAGGTTAAAAAAAAAAGAATAAAGGTTAAAAAAAAAAGAATAAAGGTTAAAAAAAAAAGAATAAAGGTTAAAAAAATTTTTTGCAGTTTTTAACCTTTGTGTGCTACTATTTTCTTGAGGTGAAATTTATGAAAACATTTAAAGATTTAATTTTATTTAAACCTAATCAATTAATTGAAATAACAGGAGCTCCATTAACAAATCAAGGGATATTAGCATATGATTTTATTTTACACAAGTTACAACAAGAAAACACTGATAATATTATAATATCAGCAACAGAAATAATGGATGCTATAAATGGAAATCGAAATTTTCAAGATTTATATCTATATTTAGATTCTTTACAAAAAATAAGAATTGAAAGTAAAGACTCTAAAGGGAAGTTATGGGGAGCATTTAATTTATTATCAGAATATAAAAAATTAGAAAATGGAATATTTGTTGCAATTCCTCCAAGTATTTATAAAGCTTTAGAAACAAAAGAAAAAACAAAAGATAGTTTATATTACACAACAATAAAATTATTAGAAAAAAGAATTTTTAAATGTTTATACAGTTTAATTTTTTATGATTTTTTTAAAAAATATGAAAATATTAATATTCCAACCTTAACAGTAGAAAACATTAGACAAATAACAGGAACTATAGAAAAATATAAAGAATATAAAATATTTAAAGCTCATGTTTTAAAAAAAGCTTTAATTGAAATTAATAAGTTTGAAACTAAATTTGAGTATTCTTTTGAAGAAAAAAAAATAGGAAGAAAAGTGAATGAAATTAAGTTTATTAGAACTGAGAAAGGCATAGATGATGTTACTCCAGAAAACAAAATATCAGAAAAATTATTAAAAGCTATTGAAAAAGCTCGGAAAAATCGATATATAAATGAATCCTATTCTCAAAAGGCTATGGAGAAAATATTTCAAAAATACGAGGAAAAAGATATTATAAAAGCTCTTAAAGAACTTTACAAATATAATTCAGAAATTAAAAGTTTTTCTAAAATTTTAACTGCAAAAATTGAAGATATAAAAAATTCAAAAATGGATAAAATTAAAGAAAATCAAGGGCATATATTAGGTCAAGAAAAGATTGAAACAGCCTTTAAAAACAATTTTACAGAGCCAAAAAAATCTGATTTAGATATTGAAAAAGAAAAAATATCAAATTTAATAAGAAATAGTGATTTACCAACAAATAAACGAATGAACTTATGGTCTGAACTCGCAAAAATACAAAATTTAAAAGACAAAGGAGAAATAAAATATGAATAAAAAAAA
Coding sequences within:
- a CDS encoding plasmid mobilization protein, with the translated sequence MEENRIRNHQVKFRLSQEELDQLNKKILKSKLSKQDFFLKLIKEKEILVIEELPKLILELNRIGINLNQLTKKVNSKEKLGILKKIDLNRELKINSDALKSILNTIKDIFS
- a CDS encoding replication initiation protein; this translates as MKTFKDLILFKPNQLIEITGAPLTNQGILAYDFILHKLQQENTDNIIISATEIMDAINGNRNFQDLYLYLDSLQKIRIESKDSKGKLWGAFNLLSEYKKLENGIFVAIPPSIYKALETKEKTKDSLYYTTIKLLEKRIFKCLYSLIFYDFFKKYENINIPTLTVENIRQITGTIEKYKEYKIFKAHVLKKALIEINKFETKFEYSFEEKKIGRKVNEIKFIRTEKGIDDVTPENKISEKLLKAIEKARKNRYINESYSQKAMEKIFQKYEEKDIIKALKELYKYNSEIKSFSKILTAKIEDIKNSKMDKIKENQGHILGQEKIETAFKNNFTEPKKSDLDIEKEKISNLIRNSDLPTNKRMNLWSELAKIQNLKDKGEIKYE